Proteins from one Methanofastidiosum sp. genomic window:
- a CDS encoding uracil-DNA glycosylase — protein MKPSDKISCLTFPCKDIEKNAFQIPNLDIDPEKIKIVLISEVPPMDSKDYFYSLGTPFYMETTKEAFRDAGYNINSIQDILNLGVYITTAVKCAKTGTSISTDTVKECSFILEEELKLFPNVKAYLLLGDVAIKSFNYISKRNTNKLTIPNGSTYKLRNQIFFYGNIRVFPSYIITGKNFLIEKSKRKMIAEDIKNAFEIID, from the coding sequence ATTCCAAATTCCCAATTTAGACATTGATCCAGAAAAAATAAAAATCGTATTGATTTCTGAAGTTCCACCAATGGATTCAAAAGATTATTTCTATTCTCTAGGCACTCCATTCTATATGGAAACAACAAAGGAAGCTTTTAGAGACGCTGGATACAACATCAACTCTATACAAGATATACTAAACTTGGGCGTATACATTACAACAGCAGTTAAATGTGCAAAGACTGGAACTTCAATTTCAACAGATACGGTAAAAGAATGCTCATTTATTCTAGAAGAAGAATTGAAACTTTTCCCAAATGTGAAAGCTTATCTTTTACTTGGTGACGTCGCAATCAAATCCTTTAATTACATATCAAAAAGGAATACAAATAAACTCACCATACCAAATGGCTCAACTTACAAACTGAGAAATCAAATTTTTTTCTATGGCAACATAAGGGTATTTCCTTCTTACATTATAACGGGGAAAAACTTCTTGATAGAAAAATCAAAAAGAAAAATGATTGCTGAAGACATAAAGAATGCATTTGAGATTATTGATTAG